Genomic window (Thermodesulfobacteriota bacterium):
GCCGAGGCCTTCAAGGCCGGCGGGAAGCTCATGGCCTGCGGCAACGGCGGCTCGGCCGCGGACTGCCAGCATACGGTGGCCGAGTTCGTAAACCGGTTCGAGATAGAGCGCCCTCCGCTCCCGGCCGTGGCCCTTACCACCGACACGTCGGTCATAACGAGCATCGGCAACGACTACGATTTCGACCAGGTATTCTCCAAGCAGGTAAAGGCGCTCGGCAAGGAAGGCGACGTGCTGCTGGCCATATCCACCAGCGGCACCTCCCCCAACGTGGTTAAGGCGGTCGAGTGCGCCGTCGATATGGGGATAAAGACCGTCGCCCTTACCGGGAGGGACGGCGGGGTGCTGGCGGGCAAGGCGGACATAGTATTGAACGTGGACTCCTCCTCCACGCCGCGCATCCAGGAGGTCCACATAACCGTGTGCCACCTCATATGCGAACTGGTGGACCACCTGCTCTTCAAGAAGGTCTCCGCATGAGGTTCAAGCCGCTCTCCCCACGGGGGATAAAGACCTACTCCATAAAGAAGCGGAAGAGCAAGGTCGGCGTCGGCGACGTCGCCTCGGTGCCCGAGAAGGGCGGCTCTGTAAAGGCTTTTCTCGGCGGGCTGCCCGATATACTCGCGGCAAAAGATCTAAGGGCCGTGGCCTCGGCCGTCGCGAGCGCCCACCGGAGGGATAAGACGGTCGCCGTCGGCATGGGCGCCCACGTCATAAAGGTGGGGCTGAGCCCCCTTATAATAGACCTTATGGAGCGGGGCGTTATAAGTGCCGTGGCCATGAACGGGGCTGGCATAGTGCACGACTTCGAGCTCGCCTATGCGGGTCAGACCTCCGAGGACGTCTCCGCCGAGATAGGCCGGGGTGCCTTCGGCATGGCCGAGGAGACTGGAAAACTCCTTAATGGCGCGATAAAGCGGGGGGTAAAGAAGGGGCTCGGCATAGGACGCTCGGTCGGGGATATGATCTCACGCTCGCGCTTCCCGCATAAGGACCTTAGCATCCTCGCCGCGGGCGCGAGGCTCGACATCCCGGTAACCGTGCACGTAGCCATAGGTAC
Coding sequences:
- a CDS encoding D-sedoheptulose 7-phosphate isomerase — encoded protein: MENELVLKKVKESLKVKEKFFTKKNVSRLVLASETIAEAFKAGGKLMACGNGGSAADCQHTVAEFVNRFEIERPPLPAVALTTDTSVITSIGNDYDFDQVFSKQVKALGKEGDVLLAISTSGTSPNVVKAVECAVDMGIKTVALTGRDGGVLAGKADIVLNVDSSSTPRIQEVHITVCHLICELVDHLLFKKVSA